One segment of Neodiprion fabricii isolate iyNeoFabr1 chromosome 1, iyNeoFabr1.1, whole genome shotgun sequence DNA contains the following:
- the LOC124178789 gene encoding uncharacterized protein LOC124178789, with the protein MATQTRFKGQFVKKKVLDKKLKAVSAMCRANAAKREDSGHNLHDRQQEFAVEGRRIVDLEYLAQQLKCIRCKKDILLRKAVKETRMGLNSILHIACDECCSITQVRTGKTHGTLENKTHAHVNTKAVLGAVHSGIGETALNKLLNCLNIPTIGSHVFKKYEREIGPALEAAAKDSCRRAAEEEKKLVIENMERLCQEL; encoded by the exons ATGGCAACCCAAACGCGATTCAAGGGTCAgtttgtgaagaaaaaagtgcTCGATAAAAAACTAAAAGCAGTTTCCGCCATGTGTCGAGCGAATGCCGCTAAACGAGAGGACAGTGGACATAACCTCCATGATCGGCAACAAGAATTTGCTGTCGAAGGGCGCCGAATCGTCGATTTAGAATATCTGGCCCAACAATTGAAGTGTATTCGCTGCaaaaaagatattttattgAGGAAAGCGGTGAAAGAAACGCGAATGGGATTGAACTCAATTCTGCACATTGCCTGCGACGAGTGTTGTTCTATAACCCAAGTACGCACAGGCAAAACACACGGAACGTTGGAAAATAAGACGCACGCTCATGTGAATACGAAAGCTGTATTGG GTGCAGTTCATTCTGGCATTGGAGAAACGGCGTTGAACAAATTATTGAATTGTTTAAACATCCCAACCATCGGGTCccatgtttttaaaaaatatgaaagagaAATTGGACCAGCATTGGAAGCTGCTGCGAAAGATTCCTGCCGTAGAGCTGctgaagaggaaaagaaattagTTATAGAGAATATGGAAAGATTGTGCCAGGAATTGTAA
- the LOC124187825 gene encoding tigger transposable element-derived protein 6-like, translating into MANPAGGRKRKAISLQKKLEILEEVHDNPQEPKISVAKRLGLPYSTLMTIIANSADIRSSTSKAGPLGEKRTRSQEGRFSDLDKALLTWFQQKRAANIPVSGLMLQEQALIFAKKLNVTADFKASAGWVFKFKKRCGITGRSVCGEANSVDEATVEQWKNIDLPRIIKNYDLRDIYNTDETGLFFNLLPSKTLAEKGDPCHGGKQSKQRLTVLLTANADGSDKLRPLVIGKSQKPRCFKGVKSFPTEYAANKKAWMTGALFESQLDKMNNRMRREKRKVLLLLDNCAAHPPALRFSNIELAFFPANCTSHLQPLDLGIIAALKAKYRKMLVQRAVAALDAGETMPNLHVLQAMQLTDIAWNQVQSDTIAKCFQNAGVVKANDLDASSNEENELEGFEEPGDWAQVCAGLQFEDFVHYDEDLSTCAVQDDDDIVTEILAQDSDGDSDEIDETVKEVPVKFCEALSALEITKRYIMSKVVDGKGMQLVSDYERFMYECSLAEKKQATIDSFFKPK; encoded by the exons ATGGCAAATCCAGCAGGggggaggaaaagaaaagcaatATCGCTGCAGAAGAAGCTGGAAATTTTAGAGGAAGTACATGATAACCCACAAGAACCGAAGATCAGTGTTGCAAAGCGGCTCGGTCTTCCATATTCAACACTGATGACAATTATCGCCAATTCGGCAGACATTAGGTCAAGTACGTCTAAGGCAGGACCTTTAGGCGAGAAAAGAACACGAAGTCAAGAGGGCCGATTTTCAGACTTGGACAAAGCATTGCTCACATGGTTCCAACAAAAACGGGCCGCGAACATACCCGTTAGTGGTCTAATGCTGCAAGAGCAAGctttaatttttgcaaaaaaattaaatgtaacTGCTGACTTCAAAGCATCGGCTGGCTGggtgttcaaatttaaaaaacgttGCGGCATAACCGGCAGAAGTGTTTGCGGGGAAGCTAACAGTGTCGACGAGGCTACTGTAGAGCAGTGGAAGAACATCGATTTGCCTCGAATCATAAAGAACTACGATCTCCGAGATATTTACAACACCGATGAGACAGGTCTGTTTTTCAATCTCCTACCATCTAAAACATTGGCTGAAAAAGGAGACCCCTGTCACGGAGGGAAACAGAGTAAACAGAGACTGACGGTGCTTCTAACAGCGAATGCAGATGGCTCCGATAAACTTCGTCCCTTGGTCATCGGGAAATCACAGAAGCCGCGTTGTTTTAAAGGCGTAAAAAGCTTTCCTACAGAGTACGCAGCAAACAAAAAAGCATGGATGACTGGAGCATTATTTGAGTCGCAGTTAGATAAGATGAATAACAGAATGCGTCGTGAGAAGAGGAAAGTCTTGTTGTTGCTTGACAACTGTGCCGCTCACCCCCCGGCACTCCGTTTTAGCAACATTGAACTGGCTTTTTTTCCGGCCAACTGTACAAGCCATCTGCAGCCCCTGGATTTAGGAATCATCGCTGCTTTGAAGGCCAAATACCGCAAGATGCTGGTACAGCGGGCAGTCGCGGCACTCGACGCGGGAGAAACGATGCCGAACTTGCATGTTCTGCAG GCAATGCAACTGACCGATATTGCATGGAACCAAGTACAGTCTGACACCATTGCCAAGTGCTTTCAAAATGCAGGAGTCGTAAAGGCGAATGATCTCGATGCCTCTTCTAACGAAGAGAATGAGCTTGAGGGTTTCGAAGAGCCCGGAGATTGGGCACAAGTGTGTGCTGGGCTTCAGTTCGAGGATTTCGTTCATTACGATGAAGACTTGAGTACATGCGCGGTACAGGATGACGATGACATTGTAACTGAAATTCTTGCACAAGACTCAGACGGGGATTCGGACGAAATAGACGAAACTGTCAAAGAAGTCCCGGTGAAATTTTGTGAAGCTTTGTCGGCACTGGAAATTACAAAGCGATATATAATGTCCAAGGTTGTCGATGGTAAAGGCATGCAACTCGTCAGTGACTACGAACGTTTCATGTACGAGTGCTCGTTGGCAGAAAAGAAACAAGCCACCATTGACAGCTTCTTCAAACCTAAATAA